One segment of Lepus europaeus isolate LE1 chromosome 16, mLepTim1.pri, whole genome shotgun sequence DNA contains the following:
- the LOC133775304 gene encoding large ribosomal subunit protein uL23-like, with protein sequence MAPKVKKEAPAPPKVEAKAKALKAKKEVLKGVHSHKKKKIRTSPTFRRPKTLRLRRQPKYPWKSALRRNKLDHYAIIKFPLTTESAMKKIEDNNTLVFIVDVKANKHQIKQAVKKLYDIDVAKINTLIRPDGEKKAYVRLAPHYDALDVTNKIGII encoded by the coding sequence ATGGCGCCAAAGgtgaagaaggaagctcctgcccctcctaaagtcgaagccaaagcaaaggccttaaaggccaagaaggaagtgctgaaaggcgtccacagccacaagaagaagaagatccgCACATCCCCCACCTTCCGGCGGCCCAAGACACTACGCCTCCGACGGCAGCCCAAATACCCTTGGAAGAGCGCCCtcaggagaaacaagcttgaccactatgccatcatcaagttccccctgaccacggagtctgccatgaagaagatagaagacaacaacaccctggtgttcattgtggatgtcaaggccaacaagcaccagatcaaacaagctgtgaagaaactctatgacattgatgtggccaaaatcaacaccctgatcagacctgatggagagaagaaggcctatgtgcggctggctcctcactatgatgctctggacgttaccaacaaaattgggatcatctga